GGAGCACTGCAACAAGACATGATTGCACTTCGTCTTCGTATGACTCACAAGCTGCGAGAACCCCCCTCTTTCAGTGAGTTGCTAAAAGAAGTAAGGGAGGAAGAGGATATGCTCCAAAGCAGAAACGATATTACGAACCCAGTAATGTCACAGTCTGTAACTCCTGTTTCCAAGTCGGCACCTGAACAAGAAGTCGATCCTGAAGTagcaaagctgaaaaaagaGATAAGTGTCATGAAAGCTGAGATGCTTAGTCTTAAAGCTGCTACAGTTGCCTCCCATCCAGACACCCAGATCCCACATCTAGAAATCCCTGCCAAGACACCTTACCAAAAAAATGCTACCCCACAAAGGTCTGGCTATCAGGAGGATAAACCCGGAATATTTTGCTATGGATGTGGGGAGGATGGACATTTTAAGAGAGAATGTGAAGGTGAAGAAAACCTACTCAAAGTCAATAAGCGCCtcattaaactgacaaagaaatcGGGAAACTACCGCGGGATCCAGTAGAGGAACGGCCTGGCATCCCGGTGGTTGTAAAGCGTTCCACCAAGTGCAGCAACTTAGATGGAAAAGTGAACGACACTGTACCTGCAGGCTTAGTGGGCCTAGCTCTGTAGTGTCAGTACAGATCGAAGGCATCTACTCTAAAGCCATACTCGATTCTGGTTCTCAAGTAACCCTGCTGTACAGATCCTTCTACGACAGATATTTGACACACCTGCCATTGACGTCTATCGACACTTTGGCGATATGGGGTCTTAGTTCCGCCGAGTACCCTTATGATGGCTATTTGTCACTTAGGCTGGAGTTTTTGGAAGCAGACGTAGGTGTGAGTGAGACCATTGATGCACTTGTGTTGGTATGTCCCGACCCAGTTGTGAGAGGTGAAGCTTCCCTGCTTGTtggcacaaacacacccactgtGAGGCGCTTGCTTagccactgcagggaaaagggaggAGAAAACTTTGTGAGATCCATGCACATTCACCCAGTCTTCAGAAAAGTTTTCAGTGAGATCTCAGTTCTACCACCTGATACTGACAATGACCAGAGAGGAACTGTGTGGTTCACTCAAACCAAACCTGTCACCATACGGCCTGGGGGAGTCGCCAAAGTGACTGGGGCACCAAAGTTTCAGGGAGTGCTGAGCACTCAGACAATCCTTGTAGACTCACCTGATGACCCTGCGAATGAGTCACGGTTTCCCGATGGACTTCTGGTGAGACCAGAGTTGCAGACCTCCACTGGTGTGACTGCTAAAAGAATCACTGTTCTAGTTAGAAACATGTCAGCACGGGAAATTACCTTGACCAGAGGGACGCCAATAGCTCATCTGTTTCCAGTCGACGTTGTGTCATCTCCACCTGGAAAGGAAGAGTCTGAAGTTGAGTCACCTGGAAAGTTGAGCTCCTCTTCTTTCAACTTTGGAGACTCACCAGTTCCTAAGGAGTGGAAAGAAAGATTGGTGACAAAAATGATGGAACAGAGTGAGGTTTTCTCTCTGCATGAGTTTGATGTAGGATGCAGTAAGAGCACCCAGCACACTATCAAAACCACAGAGGACAAACCATTTCGTGAGAGGTCTCGTCGGCTGCCGCCAGCAGACGTGGAGGCATTGAGACAGCATCTATCGCAGCTAAAAAACGCTGGTGTTGTCACAGAGTCACGCAGTCCTTATGCCTCACCCATTGTGGTCGTGAGAAAGAAGAATGGGAAAATAAGGATGTGTGTGGATTTCCGGACTCTAAACCGCCGCACTGTCCCAGACCAATACACGGTGCCAAGAATCGAAGATGCTTTGGCCTGTCTCAGTGGAAGCAAGTGGTTTAGTGTGCTTGATCTTCGGAGTGGATATTATCAAGTGCCTATGGCAGACTCCGACAAAGACAAGACAGCATTCATTTGCCCGGCTGGATTCTTCCAATTTGAAAGAATGCCACAGGGAGTGACAGGGGCTCCTGCTACGTTTCAGCGGGTAATGGAACAGACTGTTGGAGACATGAACTTGCTTGAGGTATTGTTTTATCTCGATGATCTCATCGTGTTTGGAGCAACGCTTGAGGAGCATGAGACCAGGTTGCTAAAGGTGCTTGACCGTTTAAGGGACGAAGGACTGAAGTTGTCACTGGATAAGTGCCAGTTTTGTCAGCCATCAGTAACTTATGTTGGACACATTATATCTCAAGATGGGGTATCTACCGATCCAGAGAAGACTGAAGCTGTAACCACATGGCCGAGACCCAACACTGTGACTGCATTACGGTCATTTCTTGGATTCTGTGGGTACTACAGGCGCTTCGTGAAGGATTATTCCAAGGTAGCTCACCCATTGAACCAACTGTTGTCCGGTTACCCCCCAGCTGCAAAGAAGAAAGCACAGGAAAAGCGGGATAGCACTTACCTTAACCCCTCAGAGCCTTTTGGTAGTCGATGGAGTGAAGAATGTGAAGCAGCCTTCGAGGAGCTGAAGCGACGACTTACCCAAGCTCCTGTGTTGGCTTTTGCGAATCCTCAGCTACCTTATGTGCTACATGTAGACGCTAGCCGGGAGGGGCTAGGAGGAGTGTTGTACCAGGATCAAGGTGAAGGATTGAGACCTGTGGCTTTCGTCAGTCGGAGTTTGACTCCTTCAGAGAAGAATTACCCAGCCCATAAATTGGAATTTTTGGCGCTGAAGTGGGCGGTAGTGGACAAACTGCATGACTATCTGTATGGGACCAAGTTTGAGGTGAGGACAGACAACAACCCTCTGACATATGTGCTAACGTCTGCCAAGCTAGACGCGACGGGTCACCGTTGGCTTGCTGCCCTATCTACATATGACTTCAGTCTCAAGTACAGATCAGGAGTCCAAAACATTGATGCCGACGCTCTCTCTCGCCGCCCACATCCAAGTTCAATACACAAGTCAGAGTGGAACGACATTCCTGCATCAGGCGTGAGAGCCATGTGTCAAATGTCTGTGGTGATAAAGCACAGAAATCCACACTCTGGAAGAGCCATTGACCCTTTGGGCACTTCTCCACAAGCTATCCCACAAGCTTATTGCAATCTGGCTTCTTTGAGTGTTAAAAATATGCCCTTTGTGAGTCTTACTGAGTTGTCAACCGCTCAGCGGGAAGATCCTGGCATAGGACAAGTGTGGTCAGCTCTGAGTAATGGCGATAGCAACCAAGTTGACAAGACCAAGCATCCAACTTGCTCTTTGCTGTTGAGAGAGTGGGACAGGTTAAAGATGCAGAAAGGAGTGATGTATCGCATTGTAACTCCTCCAGGTAAATCACGCTGTTCTCAGTTGGTACTACCAGAAAAGTACAGAACCACTGTACTGAAATCACTGCACGATGACTCAGGTCATTTGGGCCTCGACAAGACATACGGCCTGATTAAAGATCGGTTTTACTGGCCTCGGATGAAGTCAGAGATTGAAGAGTATTGCAAGTCTTGTGAGAGGtgcataaaaagaaagactCTACCCAAGAGAGTTGCACCTTTGTCGCATTTGCAAAGTGATGGACCGTTTGACCTCGTTTGTATGGACTTTCTGTTCATTGAACCTGATTCGAGCaacacagaaaatgttctgGTCATTACTGATCACTACACTCGCTATGCTCAAGCTTTTCCAACAAAAGACCAGAAAGCCTCTACAGTTGCAAAAGTGTTGCTCGAGaagtattttgttcattatggATTGCCACAGAGGATGCACAGTGATCAGGGGAGAGATTTTGAAAGTCGTCTTGTCCATGAAGTTTTGAGTTCACTTGGAGTTGAAAAATCAAGAACGACGCCCTATCATCCTCAAGGAGACCCCCAACCCGAGAGGTTTAATAGGACATTGTTGGACATGTTAGGGACTCTGGAAccgaacaaaaagaaaaaatggagtCAGCACATTGTTCATTTGGTTCATGCTTATAATTGCACTCCTAATGAAGCTACAGGATTCTCTCCCTATTTTCTTATGTTTGGGCGTGAAGCCAGATTACCTGTGGATCTATGTTTTGAGACTTCCAGTGATGGCACACAACAGAAAACTTACCTCAAGTACGTTTCCGACATGAGGAAGGAGTTAAAGGCTGCCTATGAACTAGCAGAGTCCGTTGCTGCCAAGCAAAATTCTAACAATAAGCAGAGGTATGACAAAAGAATCAGATTCACACAGTTGTTACCTGGAGACAGAGTCTTGCTACGAAACCTCGGCTTACAAGGGAAGCATAAACTGGCCGATCGCTGGGCGTCAAGACCATATGTTGTGGAAAGCAAGATGCCGAACCTACCAGTGTTCCGGCTGAAACCTGAAGATGGTGATGGACCAATCAAGATCCTCCATCGAAATCACCTACTGCCTCTTGGGAAGAGGATATGTCTAGATCCTGAATCCCATACGGATCTTACACCTACAAGGAGAGTTCTTCGACGGAGTAAACAGAAAGAGCGCACAGGCAAGCCTGAAAAGGAAAAGACATTATCACAGAAAACGCCAGATAAAGACTCTAAAAGTGAAGGAGTTACACCCAGTGATCAAGTTGGAAAAGAGTACactgactcagaggatgaggacTACGGACTTTGGTATGATTCAACTGTTGAACCTCTCAGAAACAACATAGATGATGATACTCTGGAACCGTTCAGTCTGGATTTGGATATTTCCTTAAGCGACTTGGCTGAACGACCAAAAACAGTTGAGCTGGGAGTAACACAGGAATGTGTGGAGGAACCTGAAATGGGCAGTGTGAATGAATTTGAGTCTACTAGGACAGCCGAAACTGAACTACCAGAGACTTGCGAGAATCACGAAGAGactgacaaagacaaaacattGACTGAAGACGTTCTCTTGCCAGAAGAAGACACTGAACTTAACTCTGAGACTAATCCTGACTTTGACGTTAAGACCAGACCTCAGAGGTTAAGGAGGGCTCCTTTAAGGTTAACTTATGATGAACCAGGTCATCCCAGTGTTGTAGCAGCCCCTACAGTGAAATATGTCTCTTGTATTTACAAATGGATAGGTACACCCATCTTTGCTTAGTTGTGTGTTTTACTCACCAGTTGTGCCATAATGGTTTATGTTTTCAAGGTGCAAAGTCATGAGGGCATGCTTTTATTTGGTGGGGGGAGAGTGTAATACTCTGATAAATATCAgtggtatttattttgtatttttttcccatgGGAATAAGCTAAAGATAAAATTACAGTTCCTGGTGAAGCtaaaatttgcataaatatttgatataaataaatgtatgaaaatgcatttatagttgtgtttaaaatcagttactttaaaacataatttcatggaatgtgaatgtctttaaaaagagaggtttaaaaaattattttcttacgCTATGTTACGTGAGTTCATGACCTTGAGTTTTTTTCACTTCCGGGAGAAGACTCGGAAAAacaagagaggagaaaaaggagTAATGGGAAAATGGCGTAGACAGAGCAAAGACTCCGGGACTGCGTATGTCGCCAATGTTGAGGTTGTtcagcaacaacaaaccaacagaCTGTGGACTCTCTGGTGATTATTCGGAGCGTTTGAGTTGGATTTTCCGTATCCATTTGTGCTTGGTGACCACGAGGCAAGTTTGGTTATGTTGGCTAGCCGGAGCTAGGCTAACGCCACGGTCCTTGCTGAAGGAGATACCGCCTGAACGGACGGAAGGAGTTTTTTTGAGAGTCGTCTCGGGAGAGAGTCGTTGACGGAGGACGATTCGCTACTACCGAGGGAACCGGAGATTCGTTGctagctgctgcgagcggagaCGGTTGCTACCGCAACGAGCGAGTGATTCGTCGGATGCGGCCAAGACTTCATGGATACACGGAGGTATCGTTATTAAAAAGAGCTCCAACTAAAGCGCGCCAACCAAAAATAGACTAAGAGTgcactcaaaataaaattagacagtatgaaaaaagagagactaAAACCTATCCCCCGGgggttctattttattttctatattcgttcttcttcataaaaaagggtttgaatgtgagtttcatgcaaatgtttaatacatttttctaaaactgagatcttgtgttggttttattgcatggtgttttaacatttaagtatTCAGATACATAAGCGTTTACAGGTCAAGTGTATTTCCCATAGCCTCCAATTGATTATTTAGATGTGAGAATCATACGATACCCTAGACTGATATTTACTTTTCGAGATGTATCTTTTATCACAGAATGTTTAACCAGGGTTAAGACTTCACCCGAAGGCATAAGGTGGGTTTTATTACACGAGCCGGTGGTAAAAGTGTTACACTCAGAAGAGTAATATTTAACTGTGTGTCGCTCCACACTGTCTCATCTGGTTCCTGCAGGGTGACTTCTCTCTTTAAACCTTCGTGTTAGCTGAGGAGCAATAGGTTTATTAGCTTCATTTAGTTAACACTGTTATATGTTATATAAGAGAAAACATATCAGTCATTATTATCACCATCATAAAGtctgaattaaaaataaaatgtttacagtTTGTATATCATAGATGGACGCAGCTGccactccatgttttcaagcttaccatcttgttcttttttcctgaggtagttctggcaTAGCTTGGACTTATATTTTGGGTCTTTATCTTGCTGTAGAATGAATACCTGACTAACTACGTGCATACCAGAGGGTATTGCATGGtgctgcagaatgctgtggtagccgTTTTGGTTCAGAGTGCTGCTCATTCTGTACAAATCACCAACCCAGGATCCAGCAAAActgccccagaccatcacacttcctcctccatgtttgacagtggatggcacacactgtggaaccatcGTTTTGGCTACTCGAAGGCATACAAAGATCCTGCCTGATTAACCgaagatttcaaattttgacTCATCAATCCATAATACCTTCTTCTAGTTTGCAGTAGTCCAAAGGCGGTGTTTCATGGCCCAGGCAAGCAACTTTGTCGTATTCTGATGTCTTAACAATGGTTTTTTTGTTGCAACTCACCCTGTCCTCTGATTCATTTGTGGCTTTGGGTctgccagacctcttcctgtcagagtttgccccagtttctgagtgccttttgatggtgaaggaaactgtactcactaacaccttgactttctttgtAAATTCTCTGAAGGAGAGATTTAAatttttaagtgttatgatggtctgtctctcttccattgttGATCACCATTTTTGTAACACAGTACTTTCTGGAGTACAATACTGTTCAACTGATGCTCATGAGGATatggtaccacagtgtgttccagcactgcttttatgcagacagaggggggttgtaagtaatccagaaatgcctgtaggaattagtagcaccagcttTAAAGGCTTGATCAACCTCTATTGCTGCAGAGCAGATTTAAATTGTTAACCCATTTTGTGTTccctgagggaaaaaaagccattttgtataattctgaaatggacatttttcagttttgggtaactttaaaaaaaacctctagCAGTTAACCACTTACCATTATATCATTTTAAGCTATTCATTGGACTTGAATGACTtgaattaaataactgaaaaaattgattggggtgttctaaaacttttgactaGTAGTGTATGAATTTGATACGTGGTGAATTTTTAGGAATCAGAAGTGACCATATTCAGACAAGACGGTTAGTCATGATGGGAACTCATAAGAATTTAGTGATTCCAATTCCATTATCAATAACACTTATCAATTTGATTCCTTATCagttctcttatcgattcttattCTGCGCTCATTAATTCTCCTTTGAGGGTCTCTACCATCTCCAAGCAGTATatgaaaaacattacatttgtgAAAATTAATTGCATGATGTgaggtcaaatgtttgtgtatgttgGAGGTATTTCCCCCCTCTTTGTTGGCAACAGTGTTGGGGTCATGAAAGAATGTATTACACATATTGGACAGAACACTGAACACAGTAATGAAGAACGTTACTTAATTAGTCCCAGAAGACAGTAATTCACTTCACTACTTGTTACATTATTTTAgcatttctcctcaaaatgacctgaaacacactgtcttgtaattaccatttaacaatataacCTATAGGCTACGGTCTGACACACCAACATaaatccctatcctaatgaggacacacatatgatctttctcttagtatttaggTATGCAAACAAAGCCAACAGCAcgaagcaaagatgaaaaccaggacaaaaacactttaaaaccatcgccacagtgattctactgtGGCTGACTTGGCAGTGTAATATTCCAAGTGTTGTGGTTCATCTGAGGACCTGGCGAGATCCAGCTGGTTTTGTGTCCTGGAATGTAAAATCTTAAAGCTGAAAGAGCGCACACTCTCTTTTTACCATTGTCATTGTC
This region of Pelmatolapia mariae isolate MD_Pm_ZW linkage group LG12, Pm_UMD_F_2, whole genome shotgun sequence genomic DNA includes:
- the LOC134638363 gene encoding paraneoplastic antigen Ma1, with the protein product MNTALIHAISSLVDKCNTTSVDSQSYRKLRMFSGVKPTPNGEEEYDAWAEQTTHLLEEWQCSDNIKKQRIVESLKGPAADIVRFLRVQKPTATSYDYMQVLETAFGTTESASDLLVKFRHTYQNVGEKLSTYLLRLDKLLHCIFRKGGVALSDMNRLRMEQVVRGALQQDMIALRLRMTHKLREPPSFSELLKEVREEEDMLQSRNDITNPVMSQSVTPVSKSAPEQEVDPEVAKLKKEISVMKAEMLSLKAATVASHPDTQIPHLEIPAKTPYQKNATPQRSGYQEDKPGIFCYGCGEDGHFKRECEGEENLLKVNKRLIKLTKKSGNYRGIQ